One part of the Bdellovibrio bacteriovorus genome encodes these proteins:
- a CDS encoding class I SAM-dependent methyltransferase — translation MKIKIPYQDKITLGYSLARSAGFAAQQWTLPFFEFVTTGARKSHKAMDPHKLRLAYKELFRLLKKDSENIAQGIYPVEVLKPETVTRHFMRYPRIIYDGYSIAKRRKDKSAHDFDAEAENFMKDLPEYYQRNFHFQTGGYLTRESAELYEHQVEILFSGSADAMRRLIIPLAKQVHPGDGAGLHFLEVGAGTGRLTRFMKLAYPKAKITVLDLSYPYLKKAQDNLHEFDRLDFVQGAAEDLPFSDAKFDFVYSCFLFHELPHEIRRQVIREGYRVLKGGGCYGLVDSLQAEDTHDFEWALEQFPVDFHEPFYKNYTQNPMEGLLLAAGFEGLHKDQGFFAKALLARKPSE, via the coding sequence ATGAAGATCAAGATTCCTTATCAGGACAAAATCACTCTTGGGTATTCCTTGGCGCGCTCTGCGGGCTTCGCAGCCCAGCAGTGGACGCTGCCGTTCTTTGAATTTGTGACGACGGGTGCCCGGAAGTCCCACAAAGCCATGGATCCCCACAAACTGCGCCTGGCTTACAAAGAGCTTTTTCGGCTGCTAAAGAAAGACAGCGAAAACATCGCCCAGGGAATTTATCCGGTGGAGGTTTTGAAGCCTGAAACCGTCACCCGCCATTTCATGCGTTATCCGCGCATCATTTATGACGGCTATTCCATTGCCAAGCGCCGTAAAGACAAGTCCGCCCACGATTTTGATGCGGAAGCCGAAAACTTCATGAAGGACCTTCCGGAGTATTATCAGCGAAACTTCCATTTTCAGACCGGGGGTTATCTGACCCGGGAATCGGCAGAGCTTTATGAACATCAGGTTGAAATTCTTTTCTCGGGCTCGGCTGATGCCATGAGACGCCTGATCATTCCTTTGGCCAAGCAGGTTCATCCCGGCGATGGGGCTGGCCTGCATTTTCTGGAAGTCGGGGCTGGCACCGGACGACTGACCCGGTTTATGAAACTGGCGTATCCGAAGGCCAAGATCACCGTTCTGGATTTAAGTTATCCTTACTTGAAAAAGGCACAAGACAACTTGCACGAATTTGACCGCCTGGATTTTGTGCAAGGGGCGGCAGAGGATCTGCCGTTTTCTGATGCCAAGTTTGATTTTGTCTATTCCTGCTTCCTGTTTCATGAACTGCCTCACGAAATCCGCCGGCAGGTGATCCGCGAGGGTTACCGGGTGCTGAAGGGCGGGGGGTGTTACGGTCTTGTGGATTCTTTGCAAGCTGAAGATACTCACGATTTTGAATGGGCGCTGGAGCAGTTCCCCGTGGATTTCCACGAGCCGTTCTACAAGAATTACACCCAGAATCCGATGGAAGGGCTGCTATTGGCGGCCGGTTTTGAGGGGCTGCATAAGGATCAGGGATTTTTTGCCAAAGCACTGTTGGCGCGTAAACCCTCAGAGTAG
- a CDS encoding deoxyhypusine synthase family protein, giving the protein MGPITQFIDHHYRHFNAAALKDAAKGYKLHMDNGGQMLVTLAGAMSTAELGLSLAEMIRQGKVHAISCTGANLEEDVFNLVAHNHYERIPNYRDLTPADEQKLLERHLNRVTDTCIPEEEAIRRIENVVLEYWQDADKKGESYFPHEFMYKILLSGKLEQYYQIDPKNSWLLAAAEKNLPMVVPGWEDSTLGNIFTGHIIKGDIKKSTTVKGGIEYMKTWAEWYMGASKRAPVGFFQIGGGIAGDFPICVVPMLEQDLGHEDIPLWSYFAQISDSTTSYGSYSGAIPNEKITWGKLSPTTPSYIVESDATIVAPLIFAYVLGK; this is encoded by the coding sequence ATGGGTCCTATTACTCAGTTTATCGATCATCACTACCGTCACTTCAACGCTGCTGCATTGAAAGATGCTGCTAAAGGCTACAAACTTCACATGGATAACGGTGGCCAGATGCTAGTGACTTTGGCAGGTGCCATGTCTACAGCAGAACTGGGTCTTTCTTTGGCTGAAATGATCCGCCAGGGTAAAGTTCATGCGATTTCCTGCACAGGTGCGAACCTTGAAGAAGACGTATTCAATCTGGTAGCGCACAATCACTACGAGCGCATTCCGAACTACCGTGACTTGACTCCGGCTGACGAACAAAAGCTTCTGGAAAGACACTTGAACCGTGTAACTGACACCTGCATCCCTGAGGAAGAAGCCATCCGTCGTATCGAGAACGTGGTTCTTGAATACTGGCAGGACGCTGATAAAAAAGGCGAGTCTTACTTCCCGCACGAATTCATGTACAAAATCCTTCTTTCCGGCAAATTGGAACAGTACTACCAGATCGATCCAAAAAATTCCTGGTTGTTGGCTGCGGCTGAAAAGAACCTTCCAATGGTTGTTCCAGGCTGGGAAGATTCCACTTTGGGTAATATCTTCACTGGTCACATCATCAAAGGTGACATCAAAAAATCCACCACTGTTAAAGGTGGTATTGAGTACATGAAAACCTGGGCAGAGTGGTACATGGGCGCTTCCAAAAGAGCTCCTGTGGGCTTCTTCCAAATCGGCGGTGGTATCGCTGGTGACTTCCCAATTTGCGTTGTTCCGATGCTTGAACAGGACTTGGGCCACGAAGACATTCCTTTGTGGAGCTACTTCGCTCAGATCTCTGATTCCACAACTTCTTACGGTTCGTACTCTGGTGCGATCCCGAACGAGAAAATCACTTGGGGTAAATTGTCTCCAACAACTCCTAGCTACATCGTTGAATCCGATGCAACTATCGTTGCACCTCTGATCTTCGCTTACGTTCTAGGAAAATAG
- a CDS encoding MOSC domain-containing protein, with protein sequence MKIEQLCIYPLKSARAQKINQMTMTHEGPVGDRQWMLIDENGKFISQRTLPKLATVEVFYEDTALTVGFQKMFFKISTNNSFKRQVKVQVWNDTFDAALEPDLYSQALSQYLGVNCRLVRYAPYSQRRVLSTDKTWKPEVRFADGRPVQLINTKSLEELNSRLAEPVGVDRFRGNIIYSGQVPFEEDKWKKIRVGEVVFSQPKRCSRCTITTIDQATGVAMGPDPLKTLAGYRREGSSVFFGTLWIPENTGVIKLGDALEVLE encoded by the coding sequence ATGAAGATTGAACAGCTTTGCATCTATCCCCTGAAGTCCGCGCGTGCGCAAAAGATCAACCAGATGACCATGACTCATGAAGGTCCGGTCGGGGATCGTCAGTGGATGCTGATTGATGAAAACGGCAAATTTATTTCTCAGCGAACGTTGCCAAAGCTTGCCACAGTGGAAGTGTTTTATGAAGACACAGCCTTGACTGTTGGTTTTCAGAAAATGTTCTTTAAAATCTCCACCAATAATTCATTCAAACGTCAGGTGAAGGTTCAGGTTTGGAATGACACCTTTGATGCGGCTTTGGAGCCCGACCTGTATTCCCAGGCGCTGTCCCAGTATCTGGGGGTGAACTGCCGCTTGGTGCGCTATGCGCCCTATTCCCAGCGCCGTGTGCTTTCCACAGACAAAACGTGGAAGCCGGAAGTGCGTTTTGCAGACGGACGCCCAGTGCAACTGATCAACACGAAAAGTCTGGAAGAGCTGAACTCGCGATTGGCAGAACCAGTCGGCGTGGACCGCTTCCGTGGTAACATCATCTATTCCGGACAAGTGCCATTTGAAGAAGACAAATGGAAAAAGATCCGCGTGGGTGAAGTGGTCTTTTCCCAACCCAAGCGCTGTTCCCGCTGTACGATCACCACCATTGATCAGGCCACGGGTGTGGCCATGGGCCCTGACCCGCTGAAGACTTTGGCGGGCTATCGTCGCGAGGGAAGCTCTGTCTTTTTCGGCACACTGTGGATCCCGGAAAACACCGGGGTGATCAAGCTGGGTGACGCTTTGGAAGTGCTTGAATAG
- a CDS encoding AarF/ABC1/UbiB kinase family protein: MLRQLRFLILFILILGRFAWAVTPEKVGLHLSFEERLALTYALMAQGETAENKEQILERAKNYFSAVYQAEVETVKVRNFDEFLKLHKGEWPNTHSVALDLEMIEARGAKPMRTYTSDSARVQKQIENYLEWQQQKLKDMVPQDQLEQKMPMEALAAQVMALAQNPDGQKLAEGWVLAESDALLTEKMKELDRVGEKIAESKLGQQQDATMKIFLQTMFSEYFRRLSPASKKLIVSSYLGSDLNMPEMKKFELMVQNSGPQLQKLLQVVARQADLGPDMVEVFRGLENSVRPVPWSQVEKLLSSENGNYKFTYFERKALGVGTMAQVHRAKVVIDGERRDVVVRFIKPGIADRVEEDKRILMDVAEILDSNPEFRKTGAPKLTPVVQDITDTVLAELSQEDTIARQKLAATRYEKMAFMNTPDYKNDIQFHVPKIYDGKKGSKFMVQELVIGKKLDKEVALYKEIAPEMKRVIIEQMARVWAQEVMFGGGFYHSDLHQGNFMIQVTEPKIIVNILDYGMGGVITRDMQTQVMLLGAGTELLNSEIMARAFWNIADKQKSTITQSRLQFMIEAKMHNIRHGYEQPLTMEMWTAWVMDLGLRLPYEFVSLNRGIVIVNKLLADAGSKMSISSLMKSMAVKNPARVYKALAIEGKISHKELVKLGWIEMKDMLGLSPKVLPAKVATPAAVVRCEMVFN; this comes from the coding sequence ATGTTGAGACAGTTGCGGTTCTTGATATTATTCATACTGATCCTCGGTCGCTTTGCCTGGGCGGTGACGCCAGAAAAAGTGGGCCTTCATCTTTCTTTCGAAGAAAGACTGGCGCTGACCTATGCCCTGATGGCGCAGGGTGAAACCGCTGAAAATAAAGAGCAAATTCTTGAAAGAGCCAAAAACTATTTCTCGGCTGTTTATCAAGCTGAAGTCGAGACTGTCAAAGTCCGCAACTTTGATGAGTTTTTAAAACTTCACAAAGGTGAGTGGCCGAACACTCACAGCGTGGCTTTGGATCTGGAAATGATCGAAGCCCGTGGGGCGAAACCCATGCGCACATACACTTCCGACAGCGCGCGCGTTCAGAAGCAGATTGAAAACTATTTGGAATGGCAGCAGCAAAAACTGAAAGACATGGTTCCGCAGGATCAGCTTGAGCAAAAGATGCCTATGGAAGCCCTTGCGGCTCAGGTGATGGCTTTGGCGCAAAACCCGGACGGCCAGAAGCTGGCTGAAGGCTGGGTCCTGGCTGAAAGTGATGCTCTGTTAACTGAAAAGATGAAAGAACTGGATCGTGTGGGTGAAAAGATCGCGGAATCCAAGCTGGGTCAACAGCAGGATGCGACGATGAAGATCTTCCTGCAGACCATGTTCAGTGAATACTTCCGTCGTTTAAGCCCGGCTTCGAAAAAACTGATTGTGTCTTCTTACCTGGGCAGTGATCTGAATATGCCGGAGATGAAAAAGTTTGAACTGATGGTTCAAAACAGCGGACCGCAACTGCAAAAGTTGCTTCAAGTGGTGGCTCGGCAGGCGGATCTGGGACCTGATATGGTTGAGGTCTTCCGGGGTCTTGAGAATTCTGTGCGCCCGGTGCCTTGGTCGCAAGTGGAAAAGCTTTTGAGCTCTGAAAATGGCAACTATAAGTTCACCTATTTTGAAAGAAAAGCACTGGGTGTGGGAACGATGGCTCAGGTTCACCGCGCGAAAGTCGTCATCGATGGCGAGCGCCGTGATGTGGTTGTGCGTTTCATCAAACCGGGTATTGCCGACAGAGTTGAAGAAGACAAGCGCATTCTGATGGATGTGGCTGAAATTCTGGATTCAAACCCCGAGTTCCGTAAAACCGGGGCTCCGAAACTGACTCCGGTGGTTCAGGATATTACGGACACCGTTTTGGCAGAACTCAGTCAGGAAGACACGATTGCCCGTCAGAAGCTGGCGGCGACTCGCTATGAAAAAATGGCTTTCATGAATACGCCGGATTATAAGAACGACATCCAGTTCCATGTCCCGAAGATCTACGACGGCAAAAAAGGCTCCAAATTCATGGTGCAGGAGCTTGTTATCGGGAAAAAACTGGATAAAGAAGTGGCCCTGTACAAAGAGATTGCTCCGGAAATGAAACGCGTGATCATTGAGCAAATGGCCCGCGTCTGGGCCCAGGAAGTGATGTTTGGTGGCGGGTTCTACCATTCCGATCTGCACCAGGGGAACTTCATGATCCAGGTCACCGAGCCAAAAATTATTGTGAACATTCTGGATTATGGAATGGGTGGGGTGATCACTCGTGACATGCAGACCCAAGTCATGTTGTTGGGGGCAGGTACGGAGCTGTTGAATTCTGAAATCATGGCGCGGGCCTTCTGGAATATCGCTGACAAACAAAAAAGCACGATCACTCAAAGTCGTCTGCAGTTTATGATCGAGGCAAAAATGCATAATATCCGTCACGGCTATGAGCAGCCTTTGACGATGGAAATGTGGACGGCCTGGGTTATGGATCTGGGACTTCGTCTGCCTTATGAGTTTGTCAGTTTGAATCGAGGTATCGTGATCGTGAATAAGCTGCTGGCCGATGCCGGCAGTAAAATGTCCATCAGCTCATTGATGAAAAGTATGGCCGTTAAAAACCCGGCCCGCGTTTACAAGGCTTTGGCGATTGAGGGCAAGATCTCTCACAAAGAATTGGTGAAGCTTGGGTGGATTGAAATGAAAGACATGCTGGGCTTGTCTCCGAAGGTCCTTCCTGCAAAAGTGGCGACTCCGGCAGCGGTTGTTCGTTGTGAAATGGTGTTCAACTAG
- a CDS encoding MFS transporter — protein MAISTVKDAGKAVLDKSKIWKVIGASSAGTLIEWYDFYIFGSLATIISAQFFPKGHETVALLSTLATFATGFIVRPFGALVFGRVGDVVGRKYAFMVTLLIMGLATTAIGLLPGYETIGILAPILLLVLRLLQGLALGGEYGGAATYVAEHSPDGKRGFYTSFIQTTATLGLFVSLGVILVTRLTMGEDAFKDWGWRIPFLLSVVLVLVSYLIRRKMQESPVFIQMKAEGKSSKSPLRDSFLHPENRRLVILALLGATAGQGVVWYTGQFYALYYLQTVLKVDFVVANQIIAVALLFATPFFVVFGGLSDKIGRKNIMMAGCLIAALTYYPIYQAMEYYSGWNPAEPLATAVNPNVVMLTLLVFIQVIYVTMVYGPIAAFLVELFPTQIRYTSMSLPYHIGNGVFGGLVPFIGTAIVAATGNHFAGLIYPIAIALMTFGIGMIFIKEDRNVRWH, from the coding sequence ATGGCCATATCTACTGTCAAAGATGCGGGCAAAGCCGTCTTGGATAAAAGCAAAATTTGGAAAGTCATCGGGGCCTCCAGCGCCGGAACCCTGATTGAGTGGTATGACTTTTACATCTTTGGCAGTCTTGCCACTATTATCTCCGCTCAATTTTTCCCTAAAGGTCATGAAACTGTGGCATTGCTTAGTACGCTGGCCACTTTCGCCACTGGCTTTATTGTTCGTCCTTTCGGCGCGCTCGTGTTTGGCCGCGTGGGCGATGTGGTGGGGCGTAAGTATGCCTTCATGGTCACCCTGCTGATCATGGGCCTTGCGACCACCGCCATTGGTTTATTGCCAGGGTATGAAACGATTGGGATTCTTGCGCCGATCCTGCTTTTGGTACTGCGTCTGTTGCAAGGTCTGGCTCTTGGAGGAGAATACGGAGGTGCCGCCACCTACGTTGCCGAACACAGTCCGGATGGCAAGCGCGGATTTTATACCTCGTTCATTCAAACCACGGCCACTTTGGGGCTCTTTGTTTCATTGGGCGTGATTCTGGTAACCCGTTTGACGATGGGTGAAGACGCCTTTAAGGACTGGGGCTGGCGGATTCCGTTTCTGCTGTCGGTGGTTCTGGTGTTGGTGTCTTATCTGATTCGCCGAAAGATGCAGGAATCACCGGTCTTTATTCAGATGAAGGCCGAGGGGAAGTCCTCGAAAAGTCCGCTGCGTGACAGTTTCCTGCATCCTGAAAATCGCCGCCTGGTGATTCTGGCATTGTTGGGTGCGACGGCTGGGCAGGGGGTGGTGTGGTACACCGGGCAGTTCTATGCACTTTACTATTTGCAGACGGTTTTAAAGGTGGACTTTGTGGTGGCCAATCAGATCATCGCGGTGGCATTGCTGTTTGCAACTCCCTTCTTTGTGGTGTTCGGTGGCCTTTCTGACAAGATCGGACGCAAGAATATTATGATGGCGGGGTGTTTGATCGCGGCCCTCACTTACTATCCGATCTATCAGGCGATGGAGTATTATTCTGGATGGAATCCTGCAGAGCCTTTGGCGACGGCGGTGAATCCCAATGTCGTGATGCTGACCTTGTTGGTGTTCATTCAAGTGATCTATGTGACGATGGTGTACGGGCCGATTGCCGCCTTTCTGGTCGAGCTATTCCCGACACAAATTCGCTATACTTCGATGTCTCTTCCATATCATATCGGGAACGGTGTGTTCGGGGGGCTTGTTCCTTTCATCGGCACGGCGATTGTGGCGGCCACTGGGAACCACTTTGCCGGTTTGATATATCCTATCGCAATCGCCTTGATGACATTTGGTATTGGGATGATCTTTATCAAAGAAGACCGGAACGTTCGTTGGCATTAG
- a CDS encoding MATE family efflux transporter codes for MSQSKFIHESKMLARLSGPIVVGQVGQNLITLADTIMVGALGSVALGASAFAGSVFIVFLIFGLGMLAPVTALFARMQGQENYPYGGVLLRHSVVVALAISAFIIGLLYALLPNLKVFGQTHEVLEMGAAFFEITIWSVLPSLLYQSYKQFTDGIGKTKVAMYVMIFGVVLNIAGNWVLIHGLYGLPKLGLNGAAWATLISRCLMALIMVTYVHLHPQFKKYLVERWVHRFDHHLLKNIIRLGLPNGFTYLFEVGAFSAAAVMMGWFGSTPLAAHQITISLASTSFLITLGIGIAASIRVGFELGRGDYSLARFAGFTAIKLGAAYMSLCALGFFFLREWFPTFYVTDQDVIAWAAKFFVVVAIFEIFDGIQAVAIGALRGMSDTQWPSIIAFFAYWVMGLPGGYLLAFHLGVGPVGIWIGLLVGLIFASVLLTWRFHILSKRFLKS; via the coding sequence TTGTCGCAGTCTAAATTCATTCACGAAAGCAAAATGCTGGCCCGTCTTTCCGGGCCTATCGTCGTTGGCCAGGTCGGTCAGAACCTGATCACTTTGGCGGACACGATCATGGTGGGCGCCCTGGGGTCCGTGGCCCTGGGGGCTTCGGCATTTGCCGGCAGTGTCTTTATTGTGTTTCTGATTTTCGGTCTGGGAATGCTGGCTCCGGTGACAGCGCTTTTTGCGCGCATGCAGGGCCAGGAAAATTATCCTTATGGCGGGGTTTTGCTTCGTCATAGTGTTGTTGTCGCCCTGGCCATCAGTGCATTCATCATCGGACTCTTGTACGCCCTTCTTCCGAACCTGAAGGTCTTTGGACAAACCCATGAAGTTCTGGAAATGGGAGCGGCCTTTTTCGAGATCACCATCTGGTCTGTGTTGCCGAGCCTGCTTTACCAGTCCTACAAACAGTTCACCGATGGCATCGGTAAAACCAAAGTGGCCATGTATGTGATGATCTTTGGTGTGGTCTTGAATATCGCCGGGAACTGGGTGCTGATCCATGGACTTTACGGCCTTCCCAAGCTGGGCCTGAACGGTGCCGCGTGGGCAACCCTGATCTCCCGCTGCCTGATGGCTTTGATCATGGTCACTTATGTGCACCTGCACCCGCAATTTAAAAAATATCTGGTCGAGCGCTGGGTGCATCGCTTTGATCACCACCTGCTGAAAAATATCATCCGCCTGGGACTTCCCAACGGCTTCACTTATTTGTTTGAAGTGGGTGCTTTTTCCGCCGCGGCGGTGATGATGGGCTGGTTTGGATCAACCCCCTTGGCAGCGCACCAAATCACCATCAGCCTTGCCAGCACAAGCTTTCTGATCACCCTGGGGATCGGCATTGCCGCCAGCATCCGCGTGGGCTTTGAACTGGGCCGTGGGGATTATTCCCTGGCAAGATTTGCGGGATTCACCGCGATCAAGCTGGGGGCGGCTTACATGAGCTTGTGTGCACTTGGATTCTTCTTCCTGCGCGAATGGTTCCCGACGTTCTATGTGACCGATCAGGATGTGATCGCGTGGGCGGCGAAGTTCTTTGTCGTCGTTGCGATCTTTGAGATCTTTGACGGCATTCAGGCCGTGGCGATTGGCGCTTTGCGCGGCATGAGCGACACGCAATGGCCCAGCATCATCGCTTTCTTTGCATACTGGGTGATGGGGCTTCCGGGTGGATACCTGCTGGCCTTCCACTTGGGCGTGGGTCCGGTGGGAATCTGGATCGGTCTGCTGGTGGGATTGATCTTTGCCTCAGTTCTTCTGACATGGAGATTCCACATCCTAAGCAAGCGCTTTTTGAAGAGTTAG
- a CDS encoding NifU family protein, producing MNTSEKMPVSFEPTPNPATMKFLLHKKVTDQGFDCPTVQEAERSPLAAKIFGFPWTSSVYVGPDFITVTKQDWVDWELLAHPLSGLIQEHLDRDEPVVVTFVEADENDENDSPMVRNIKSVLNREIRPVVALDGGDIVFHKYEGNILYIHMKGACSGCPSSSVTLKEGVEVRMKELFPEIKEVVAV from the coding sequence ATGAATACGAGTGAAAAAATGCCTGTCAGCTTCGAACCAACCCCTAATCCTGCCACGATGAAGTTTTTGCTTCACAAAAAGGTCACGGATCAGGGCTTTGACTGCCCGACCGTTCAGGAGGCGGAACGTTCGCCATTGGCTGCCAAAATCTTCGGCTTCCCATGGACCAGCTCCGTATACGTGGGCCCGGACTTCATCACCGTGACCAAGCAGGACTGGGTGGACTGGGAACTTTTGGCTCACCCCCTGAGCGGCCTGATTCAGGAACACCTGGATCGCGATGAACCTGTGGTGGTTACTTTCGTTGAAGCCGACGAAAATGATGAAAACGACAGCCCGATGGTTCGCAATATCAAATCGGTCCTGAACCGCGAAATCCGTCCCGTAGTGGCTTTGGATGGCGGCGACATCGTATTCCATAAATATGAAGGCAACATCCTTTACATTCACATGAAAGGCGCCTGCTCCGGCTGCCCAAGTTCCAGCGTGACCCTTAAAGAAGGAGTCGAAGTGCGCATGAAGGAACTTTTCCCGGAGATCAAAGAAGTTGTCGCAGTCTAA
- a CDS encoding class I fructose-bisphosphate aldolase, with protein MTPRVREILSWYGADNPGVLTNLARMLNHGKLAGTGKLVILPVDQGFEHGPARSFAKNPDGYDPAYHVELAIESGCSAYAAPLGAIEAIARDYAGEIPLILKINNSDSLYANKAPISAMTSYIDDALRLGCVGIGFTIYPGSAERKNQYEEIAQAARAAKEAGLAVIIWSYPRGEQLSKEGETGIDVIAYAAHIAAQLGAHIIKVKPSSAHLEQAAAKKVYEEQGIKVSSQVDRTRHIVQSCFNGKRIVIFSGGEAKGTDDLLKEVSELAQGGAFGSIMGRNAFQRPKKEALELLHKVMEAFAGKKL; from the coding sequence ATGACGCCGAGAGTTAGAGAGATTTTGAGCTGGTACGGAGCTGATAATCCAGGGGTATTAACGAACCTGGCTCGCATGTTGAACCACGGTAAGTTGGCTGGCACCGGTAAGTTGGTGATTTTGCCAGTGGATCAGGGCTTCGAACATGGACCTGCTCGCTCTTTCGCGAAAAATCCAGATGGCTATGACCCTGCTTACCACGTAGAGCTGGCTATTGAATCCGGTTGCAGCGCTTACGCAGCTCCACTGGGTGCTATCGAAGCTATCGCCCGTGACTATGCTGGTGAAATCCCGTTGATCCTGAAAATCAACAACTCTGATTCTCTTTATGCCAACAAGGCCCCGATCTCTGCGATGACGTCTTACATCGACGACGCTTTGAGACTGGGTTGCGTGGGTATCGGTTTCACGATCTATCCGGGTTCTGCAGAACGCAAAAACCAATACGAAGAAATCGCTCAGGCGGCACGCGCAGCTAAAGAAGCCGGTCTTGCGGTGATCATCTGGTCTTACCCTCGTGGTGAGCAGCTTTCCAAAGAAGGCGAAACTGGCATCGACGTGATCGCATACGCGGCTCACATCGCGGCTCAGTTGGGCGCTCACATCATCAAAGTGAAACCTTCCTCTGCGCACCTTGAGCAGGCCGCGGCGAAAAAAGTTTACGAAGAACAGGGCATCAAAGTGTCCTCTCAAGTGGACCGCACTCGTCACATCGTTCAGTCCTGCTTCAATGGCAAACGCATCGTGATCTTCTCTGGTGGTGAAGCCAAAGGCACTGACGACTTGTTGAAAGAAGTCAGCGAACTGGCACAAGGTGGCGCCTTCGGTTCCATCATGGGCCGCAATGCCTTCCAGCGTCCGAAAAAAGAAGCTCTGGAACTTTTGCACAAAGTAATGGAAGCCTTCGCAGGTAAAAAACTATGA
- the lysS gene encoding lysine--tRNA ligase — MSINENPLRAEKRKKLHALREKGINPYPYVFENKAKISEVTAEHAATLQAGEKKPEFSYRIAGRLMTLRMMGKASFFNLQDQTGSVQVYVKTEELSEQDRAAFELVDLGDIVGIEGFVFKSQKGEFSIYAKSFQILTKTIEPLPEKFHGVQDIEIKYRHRHLDLMTDADSRKVFETRSKIIKEVRRFLDDRGFMEVETPTLQPVYGGAAATPFTTHHKALDMKLYMRISPELYLKRLIVGGFEKVYEISKNFRNEGIDRTHNPEFALLEFYEAYTDYNYQMKQFEELISSLALKITGSMKVTYQGKEIDFTPPWRRLTVHDGVKEYAGIDPDKATDQEIFQAIRKNGGDIDEPGKRGEMIMELFELTAEQHLWQPTFVMDHPVEISPLTKIHRRDNRLVERFEPFAACMEIGNAYSELNDPEDQLARLKEQEANRAKDEEAHPMDEDFLLAIDAGMPPTGGVGIGIERIVMLLTDRPSIRDIIFFPTMRITK; from the coding sequence ATGAGCATCAACGAAAATCCGCTAAGAGCCGAGAAGCGCAAAAAACTTCATGCGCTTCGTGAAAAAGGCATCAACCCGTATCCGTACGTCTTTGAAAACAAGGCGAAGATCTCTGAAGTGACTGCGGAACACGCGGCCACTTTGCAGGCGGGAGAAAAGAAACCTGAATTCTCTTATCGTATTGCCGGCCGTCTGATGACCCTGCGTATGATGGGGAAAGCGTCTTTCTTCAATCTTCAGGACCAGACCGGTTCCGTTCAGGTCTATGTAAAAACTGAAGAGCTTTCTGAACAGGACCGCGCGGCTTTCGAGCTGGTGGATCTGGGTGACATCGTCGGTATTGAGGGCTTTGTCTTCAAATCCCAAAAAGGCGAGTTCTCAATTTACGCGAAATCCTTCCAGATTCTGACGAAAACCATCGAGCCTTTGCCAGAGAAATTCCACGGCGTTCAGGACATCGAAATCAAGTATCGTCACAGACACCTGGATTTGATGACCGATGCGGATTCCCGCAAGGTGTTTGAAACACGCTCCAAGATCATCAAAGAGGTTCGTCGCTTCCTTGATGATCGTGGTTTTATGGAAGTGGAAACTCCGACATTGCAGCCGGTTTACGGCGGTGCTGCGGCGACTCCGTTCACCACACACCACAAAGCTTTGGACATGAAGCTTTACATGCGTATTTCGCCAGAGCTTTATCTGAAACGCCTGATCGTGGGTGGTTTCGAAAAAGTTTACGAAATCAGCAAAAACTTCCGTAACGAAGGTATCGACCGCACTCACAACCCGGAATTCGCGTTGCTTGAGTTCTACGAGGCCTACACGGACTATAACTATCAGATGAAGCAGTTCGAAGAGCTGATTTCTTCTTTGGCTTTGAAAATCACCGGCAGCATGAAGGTGACTTATCAGGGTAAAGAGATCGACTTCACTCCTCCGTGGAGACGTCTGACGGTTCATGACGGGGTTAAAGAATACGCTGGCATTGATCCGGACAAGGCAACTGATCAGGAAATCTTCCAGGCCATCCGTAAAAACGGGGGCGATATCGATGAGCCGGGTAAACGCGGCGAAATGATCATGGAATTGTTTGAACTGACAGCTGAACAGCACTTGTGGCAGCCAACCTTCGTGATGGATCACCCGGTGGAGATTTCTCCGCTGACGAAGATTCACCGTCGCGATAACAGACTGGTTGAACGTTTTGAACCGTTCGCCGCCTGCATGGAAATCGGTAATGCTTATTCGGAGCTGAATGATCCGGAAGACCAGTTGGCCCGTTTGAAAGAACAGGAAGCCAACCGTGCGAAGGACGAAGAAGCTCACCCGATGGATGAAGACTTCCTGCTGGCGATCGACGCTGGTATGCCTCCAACAGGGGGCGTGGGAATCGGTATCGAGCGTATCGTGATGTTGCTAACGGATAGACCAAGTATCCGTGACATCATCTTTTTCCCAACAATGCGTATTACAAAATAG